In Microbacterium sp. AB, a single genomic region encodes these proteins:
- a CDS encoding MoaD/ThiS family protein translates to MITVRYFAAAEEAAGTAEERREETTLDVLRLAVVAEHPALGSILPRCAVLVDGARHDADAPLGDATFVDVLPPFAGG, encoded by the coding sequence ATGATCACGGTCCGGTACTTCGCCGCGGCCGAGGAGGCCGCCGGCACCGCGGAGGAACGGCGCGAGGAGACGACGCTCGACGTGCTGCGCCTCGCCGTCGTGGCGGAGCATCCCGCACTCGGCTCGATCCTCCCCCGCTGCGCCGTGCTCGTCGACGGCGCGCGTCACGACGCCGACGCGCCGCTGGGAGACGCGACCTTCGTCGACGTCCTCCCGCCGTTCGCGGGCGGCTGA
- the moaC gene encoding cyclic pyranopterin monophosphate synthase MoaC → MSSAAFAHLDEAGHARMVDVTAKQPTVRSATARGFVRCAAETVSALRDGTVPKGDVLAVARIAGIQGAKRCAELLPLAHVIGVHGASVDLAIEDDGVAVEATVRTADRTGVEMEALTAVTVAALAVIDMVKGADRSALLENARIVAKAGGRSGSWTREGEDGAAG, encoded by the coding sequence ATGAGCTCCGCCGCATTCGCCCACCTCGACGAGGCCGGTCACGCACGCATGGTCGACGTCACCGCGAAGCAGCCGACCGTGCGGTCGGCGACCGCGCGCGGCTTCGTCCGCTGCGCCGCGGAGACGGTCTCGGCCCTGCGCGACGGCACCGTGCCGAAGGGCGACGTGCTCGCCGTGGCGCGCATCGCCGGGATCCAGGGAGCGAAGCGCTGCGCCGAGCTCCTCCCTCTCGCCCACGTCATCGGCGTGCACGGTGCGTCCGTCGACCTCGCGATCGAGGACGACGGGGTCGCCGTGGAGGCGACGGTCCGCACGGCCGATCGCACGGGCGTGGAGATGGAGGCCCTCACCGCCGTCACGGTGGCCGCCCTCGCCGTCATCGACATGGTCAAGGGCGCCGACCGCTCCGCGCTCCTCGAGAACGCGCGCATCGTCGCGAAAGCGGGAGGCCGGTCCGGCTCGTGGACCCGAGAGGGAGAGGACGGCGCCGCCGGATGA
- a CDS encoding molybdopterin molybdotransferase MoeA, producing MSAATGLRTVEEHLDLILAEVRRLPALDVPLAEAAGLTLARPVAARIDIPPFDNSAMDGFAVRYDDVAAADAAPPTLRVIADLPAGTAEDPALRPGEAARIMTGAPVPAHADAIVPFEDTRDGLAGRLAPVVVERAPAARGAFIRRRGDDLRAGDEVLPAGEPLGALSLAAAAAAGVAGTVSVVRRPRAVIVSTGAELAEPGAALSRGRIPDSNATLLAALVRGAGGEVVRIARVGDDTAGLRAVIADAASADVVITSGGVSEGAYEVVKTVLSGRVEFAKVAMQPGKPQAFGRLGGGPLVFGLPGNPVSVAVSFEVFVRPALLAMQGRNTVLRPVIRLAASAGWRTPPGRRQYLPAAVDRDDPARWTVRPATAGGSGSHLAGGLARAEAYAVVPADVALVATGDPVDVMLLS from the coding sequence ATGAGCGCGGCCACAGGCCTCAGAACGGTCGAGGAGCATCTCGACCTCATCCTCGCCGAGGTGCGGAGGCTGCCGGCTCTCGACGTCCCGCTCGCCGAGGCCGCCGGGCTCACGCTCGCGCGGCCCGTCGCCGCGCGGATCGACATCCCGCCGTTCGACAACTCGGCGATGGACGGCTTCGCGGTGCGATACGACGACGTCGCCGCCGCCGACGCGGCGCCGCCGACCCTGCGCGTGATCGCCGACCTCCCCGCGGGCACGGCGGAGGACCCGGCGCTCCGTCCCGGCGAGGCCGCGCGGATCATGACCGGCGCTCCCGTCCCGGCGCACGCCGACGCGATCGTCCCCTTCGAGGACACCCGCGATGGGCTCGCCGGCCGGCTCGCGCCCGTCGTCGTCGAACGCGCTCCCGCAGCGCGCGGCGCGTTCATCCGTCGCCGGGGCGACGATCTCCGCGCCGGGGACGAGGTCCTCCCGGCGGGCGAGCCGCTCGGCGCCCTCTCCCTCGCCGCGGCGGCCGCCGCGGGAGTGGCCGGCACGGTCTCCGTCGTCCGGCGCCCCCGTGCCGTCATCGTCTCGACGGGGGCCGAGCTGGCCGAGCCCGGAGCGGCGCTGTCCCGGGGCCGCATCCCGGATTCGAACGCGACGCTCCTCGCCGCGCTCGTCCGCGGCGCGGGCGGCGAGGTGGTCCGCATCGCCCGCGTGGGCGACGACACGGCGGGCCTCCGGGCCGTCATCGCCGACGCGGCGTCCGCGGACGTCGTCATCACGTCGGGCGGCGTGAGCGAGGGAGCGTACGAGGTCGTCAAGACCGTCCTGTCGGGACGCGTCGAGTTCGCGAAGGTCGCGATGCAGCCGGGAAAGCCCCAGGCCTTCGGCCGCCTCGGCGGAGGGCCGCTCGTCTTCGGCCTGCCGGGCAACCCCGTGAGCGTGGCGGTGTCGTTCGAGGTGTTCGTCCGCCCCGCGCTGCTCGCCATGCAGGGCCGGAACACCGTCCTCCGTCCGGTGATCAGACTCGCCGCGTCCGCCGGCTGGCGCACCCCGCCCGGCCGACGCCAGTACCTCCCGGCCGCGGTCGACCGCGACGATCCCGCACGGTGGACCGTGCGCCCCGCGACGGCCGGCGGATCGGGCTCGCATCTCGCGGGCGGGCTCGCGCGAGCGGAGGCGTATGCGGTCGTCCCCGCGGACGTGGCCTTGGTCGCGACCGGCGACCCGGTCGATGTCATGCTGTTGTCATGA
- a CDS encoding HesA/MoeB/ThiF family protein, which yields MPFPPLVAPVDALGEHERSRTARHRALAALGDEGQRRLAAAHVAIVGAGGLGSPAVLALAAAGVGTLTVVDDDVVELSNLQRQVIHRVADVGAPKTGSAVRVAAELAPDVRVCAVRERLTPVNAARLLAGADVVLDGSDLFDTRGVVAAACEASGVPLVWGTVQETDAQVTVFWSRPPGGVEPVVLDDLFPSASVGEPPSCADVGVLGALCLQVGSIMAAQAIALVAGIGEPLFGRLLLIDALRGRHREIPLRPRAHTGPPPAAAAPRLVSVDEAVAALAGSTPPAVLDVRETHEIAGGTLPHAHHVPLAEVLAAPGAVARALAAEDVLVVCQAGGRARAAAAALAPHARAAVLDGGYAAWDAAAKATAG from the coding sequence ATGCCGTTCCCCCCTCTCGTCGCGCCGGTCGACGCGCTCGGCGAGCATGAGCGCAGCCGCACCGCGCGCCATCGTGCCCTCGCCGCCCTGGGCGACGAGGGCCAGCGGCGCCTCGCGGCCGCCCACGTGGCGATCGTGGGGGCCGGAGGGCTCGGATCCCCCGCCGTGCTGGCTCTCGCCGCCGCCGGCGTCGGAACGCTCACGGTCGTCGACGACGACGTCGTCGAGCTGTCGAACCTCCAGCGCCAGGTCATCCACCGTGTCGCCGACGTCGGCGCGCCCAAGACCGGCAGCGCGGTCCGTGTCGCCGCGGAGCTGGCCCCCGACGTCCGCGTGTGCGCCGTGCGGGAGCGGCTGACCCCCGTCAACGCGGCCCGGCTGCTCGCGGGAGCCGACGTCGTCCTCGACGGCTCGGATCTCTTCGACACGCGCGGCGTCGTCGCCGCCGCTTGCGAGGCGTCCGGCGTCCCGCTCGTGTGGGGGACGGTGCAGGAGACCGACGCCCAGGTCACGGTGTTCTGGTCGCGGCCTCCCGGAGGCGTCGAGCCGGTCGTCCTCGACGACCTCTTCCCGTCCGCCTCCGTCGGGGAGCCGCCGTCGTGCGCCGACGTCGGCGTGCTCGGCGCACTCTGCCTGCAGGTCGGATCGATCATGGCCGCCCAGGCGATCGCGCTCGTCGCGGGGATCGGCGAGCCCCTTTTCGGCCGCCTGCTGCTCATCGACGCGCTCCGCGGCCGGCACCGGGAGATCCCGCTGCGCCCGCGGGCGCATACCGGCCCGCCGCCGGCCGCCGCCGCGCCGCGGCTCGTCTCGGTGGACGAGGCGGTCGCCGCGCTCGCCGGATCGACGCCGCCTGCGGTGCTCGACGTGCGGGAGACGCACGAGATCGCCGGCGGCACGCTGCCGCATGCGCACCACGTCCCGCTCGCGGAGGTGCTCGCCGCCCCCGGCGCGGTCGCGCGCGCGCTGGCGGCGGAGGACGTCCTCGTCGTGTGCCAGGCCGGCGGCCGGGCGCGCGCGGCGGCGGCGGCGCTCGCTCCGCACGCTCGCGCCGCCGTGCTCGACGGCGGCTATGCGGCCTGGGACGCGGCGGCGAAGGCGACCGCCGGATGA
- the moaA gene encoding GTP 3',8-cyclase MoaA, with protein sequence MRTAPPLLDTHGRVHRDLRISLTDRCSLRCTYCMPEQGNEWLARTSILTLDEIERVGRVAVAAGITTLRLTGGEPLLRADIVEVVGRLARLRGPAGPVQVAMTTNGIRLPELLPGLVEAGLHRLNISIDTLDRERFRELTRRDRLDDVLAGIAAASASGLRPLKLNAVAMRDVNADELADLAAFAVSHDAQLRFIEQMPLDAGHTWSRERMVTREEILDALSARWDLTPVPGRGGAPAETWLLDGGPHSVGVIASVTAPFCGACDRLRLTADGQLRNCLFSTTEFDLLPILRAGQRPDDESERLDAMLRGCILRKLPGHAIDDPSFLQPARGMNAIGG encoded by the coding sequence ATGCGCACCGCTCCGCCGCTCCTGGACACGCACGGCCGCGTCCATCGCGACCTGCGCATCTCGCTGACCGACCGGTGCTCGCTCCGGTGCACGTACTGCATGCCCGAGCAGGGCAACGAATGGCTCGCTCGCACGAGCATCCTGACCCTCGATGAGATCGAGCGCGTGGGGCGCGTCGCCGTCGCGGCGGGCATCACGACGCTCCGGCTCACGGGCGGGGAGCCGCTGCTGCGCGCCGACATCGTCGAGGTCGTCGGGCGTCTCGCGCGGCTGCGCGGCCCCGCCGGTCCCGTGCAGGTGGCGATGACGACGAACGGCATCCGGCTGCCGGAGCTGCTCCCCGGCCTCGTCGAGGCGGGGCTCCACCGCCTCAACATCTCCATCGACACGCTCGACCGGGAGCGCTTCCGCGAGCTCACCCGTCGCGACCGGCTCGACGACGTGCTCGCGGGGATCGCCGCGGCGTCCGCATCCGGGCTGCGTCCGCTCAAGCTCAACGCCGTCGCGATGCGCGACGTGAACGCCGACGAGCTCGCCGACCTCGCGGCGTTCGCCGTCTCGCACGACGCGCAGCTGCGTTTCATCGAGCAGATGCCGCTCGACGCCGGGCACACCTGGTCGCGGGAGCGCATGGTGACGCGCGAGGAGATCCTGGACGCGCTGTCGGCGCGCTGGGACCTCACGCCCGTCCCCGGCCGCGGCGGGGCGCCGGCGGAGACCTGGCTGCTCGACGGCGGCCCTCACTCGGTCGGCGTCATCGCCTCCGTGACGGCGCCGTTCTGCGGCGCGTGCGACCGCCTGCGCCTGACCGCCGACGGACAGCTGCGCAACTGCCTGTTCTCGACGACGGAGTTCGACCTCCTGCCCATCCTGCGCGCGGGGCAGCGGCCCGACGACGAGAGCGAGCGTCTCGACGCGATGCTCCGCGGCTGCATCCTGCGCAAGCTCCCCGGCCACGCGATCGACGACCCCTCCTTCCTCCAGCCCGCGCGCGGCATGAACGCGATCGGCGGCTGA